The genomic interval CGTCGGAGGCGGTGGTGTCGCCGTCGACCGCGTCATAGCCGTAGACGGCGCGGCCGCTGATCTGGGTGTGGGTGATCCGGACGCCGGTGTCGATGACGTACACGGTCACACCGCCGCCCGCGCTGTCCGGGTAGGTGTACGTCCCCGACAGCGGCAGCGCGGCCTGGTCGATGCGGTCCAGGCCCCAGGGCGCGCTGGACTGGGTGGTGTCGGTCAGGTGGACGCGCTGGTTCTGCTCCACCGCGGCGACGGCCGGGTCGGCGGCGAGTCTCTTCGCCTCGGTCGCGGAGAGGCTCGCCGTGTAGCCGTTCAGCACCGTGCCGAACGTCTTGGTGACCGTGCCGCCGTACTCCTTGACCAGGCCCTTGCCCGCGGTCGAGGACGCCGTGAGGCCGGCGCTCTTCTTGAGGGTGACGATGTAGCTGCCGTCGACGGCTGTGGGGGAGCCGGCGGCCAGTACCGTGCCCGTGGCCTGGGCGGCCTGGGCGGGGAGTGCGGTGAGCCCGCCGACGAGAGCGGCGGTGGCGGCGCCGGTGATCGCGGCGAGCCGGAGCTTGTTGCTACGCAGGAGTGCCATTACGAGGGAGTCCTCCTCCAGGCGGCGCGCGCCCGGGTCGGCGCGCGACTGTGGGGATGCGCGCGTTGACGCGCGCACGGCCGTGGAGCGTTGCGTTCCGCACCAAGGCTGAGCAAAGCCTGGGTCATGAACCGGTCTGGTTCAAGGGAGTTGACGGCCTGTCACAGAGCTGTCATGAGCACGCAATCAAGCGCCCCGTCGACCTCTCCGTCGGGCTCTCCATTGGCATGCACACTTCCCGTCAACGCGCGTCACTGCTACGACAGTTGTGGCAGAGATCCTGCTAAGGGAGGTTCCATGAGACGTTCCCGATTTACGGCATACGTGACCTCGCTCCTCCTCGCCGCCGGACTCGCCCTCACCGGGGCGATGACGGCGCAGGCGTCCCAACTGGCCGCCACCGGCGGCTATGTGGCCCTCGGCGACTCCTACTCCTCCGGGGTCGGCGCGGGCGGCAAGATCAGCTCCAGCGGGTCCTGCGACCGCAGCACCAAGGCCTACCCCTACCTCTGGGCGGCCGCGCATTCACCCTCGACGTTCGACTTCAAGGCCTGCTCGGGCGCTCGTACGGGTGATGTTCTCGCCAACCAGCTCGGCACCCTCAGCACCTCGACCGGCCTCGTCTCGATCAGCGTCGGCGGCAACGACGCCGGCTTCAGCGACGTCATGACGACCTGCGTCCTGCAGTCCGACAGCTCCTGCCTCTCCCGGATCGCCACCGCGAAGACGTACGTCGACTCGACGCTCCCCGGTCTCCTCGACAAGGTCTACTCGACGATCAGCGCCAAAGCCCCCTCCGCGCACGTGGTCGTGCTCGGCTACCCGCGCTTCTACAAACTCGGCACCACCTGCCTCGGCCTCTCCGCGACCAAGCGCTCCGCCATCAACGGCGCGGCCGACTACCTCGACGCCGCCCTCGCCAAGCGCGCCGCCGACCACGGCTTCACCTTCGGCGACGTACGCACCACGTTCAGCGGCCACGAGATCTGCTCCGGCAGCTCCTGGCTGCACAGCCTCAACCTGCTGAGCATCACCGAGTCGTACCACCCGACCGCGGCCGGCCAGTCCGGCGGCTATCTGCCGGTACTGGCCGGAGCGGTCTGACCCCTCACTCCGAGGGCGTCGCCGAGTCCGACGCGGAGGCCCCGTCCGACGGGGTCTCCGCCACGCATGTCACCGAGAACGGCACGGAGTTGGACTCCGCCTTCACCGGGCTGCGGATCTCGACGCTGATCTCGTTCTTGAACGTCCCGGTGTTCGAGTACGTCGTGAGGAACACCCGGTCCTGCTTGGTCTTCCCGCCGCCCGACGGGAACGACAGCGTCTTCCAGCCCGGGTTGGAGACCGAACCGGTCTTCGTCACCCACCGGTAGGACACCTCCGCGGGCAGCTTCCCCACCGTGATGCTGGCCGTGAAGGTCGGCGCCTTCGCGTTCGGTGGCGGACAACTGCCGGAGTACTCGGTGTTGGCGCCCTCCACCGTCGCCTTCACCGACTGCGGCGTCGACGAGGACTTGCTGCTGCTCGGGCTCGGAGTGTCGCTCGGAGCCGTGGTCGTGCTGCTGGCGCTGGGTGAAGTCTTGTCCGAGGGCTGGCTCTTGGGGGTGCTCGTGCCCTGGCCCGCGTTCGAGTCCTTGTCGTTGTTCCGGTTGATCAGCGTGTACGTCAGTCCGCCGATCGCCAGGGCCAGCGCGATCAGCCCCGCGACCAGCGCGACGGCCGCCCCCCGGTTGCGGTGCGGTTCGTCCGCGGCCGTCGGCGTCGAGTACGAGTCGGGCGGCGGCCCGAAGCCCTGCACCGGCTGCGGTGGCGTCCGCGAGTCCTGCTGGGAGTAGCCGTCCTGCGGATACCCCGCCATCGTCGGCGAGTACGGCGTCGTCGGCGCCGTGGACGCGCGCGGCGTACCGCCCGCCGCGACCAGCCGCAGATCCTGCTCCGCCTGCTCCGCGGACATCCGCTCGGCCGGGTCCTTGCGCAGCAGTCCCTCGATGACCGGGGTGAGCGGCCCCGCCAACCGCGGGGTCGGCAACTCCTCGTCGACGATGGCCCGCAGGGTGCTCAGCGGGGTGTTCTGACGGAACGGCGACTGTCCTTCGACCGCCGCGTACAGCAGCACGCCGAGCGCCCACAGATCGGACTCGGGTCCCGGCGTACGGCCCAACGCCCGCTCCGGGGCGAGGAATTCGGGCGAACCGATGACCTCACCGGTCATGGTGAGCGCCGAACTCCCCTCGACCATCGCGATACCGAAGTCGGTCAGCACGACCCGACCGTCGTTCGACATCAGCACGTTCGCCGGTTTCACGTCCCGGTGCAGCACCCCGGCGTCGTGCGCGGCCCGCAGCGCGGCCAGCACCTCGGCACCGATGTGCGCGGTCCGCTGCGGCGTCAACGGCCCCTCGGCGTCCAGGAGATCGGCCAGGGACACGCCCCGCACCAGCTCCATGACGATCCACGGGCGACCGTCCTCCGTCGCCACGTCGTACACCGTCACGACGTTGCGGTTGGCGACCCGCGCCGCCGCCCACGCCTCGCGCTCAAGCCGGGCGTACATCCGCTCCACGTCGTCGGATGCCAGTCCGCCCGGCGCGCGCACCTCCTTGACGGCGACCTCGCGTTGCAGCACCTCGTCGCGGGCCCGCCACACCGTGCCCATCCCACCCTCACCGAGGGGGGACAGGAGCCGGTAGCGGCCCGCGATCACACGTTCAGTGCCCGGATCTTCGGACATGGGCTCCCCCCATTCGCAGCCGGGCGAATTCTCGCCAAACGTAACTCAGCCGAGCGCTGATGCCGCCCCCTTGAGCACCAGTCCGACCCCGAGGGCCACGACGACGAGCGCCGATCCCAGCGGCAGGGTCCGGCGGACCAGCACTGCCATGGGGCTGGTGGTCCAGCGGGGGCGCCGGTCCAGCACTCGGTTCATCCCTGTACCCAGCTTGACGACGGCGAATCCGGCGGCGGTGAGGGTGAGGGCGAGACCGACGCCGTACGCGACGACGAGCAGCAGCCCGAACCACGCCTGACCCAGCGCCGCGGCCCCCACGAGAACGACCACGGCGGACGGACTCGGCACGAGCCCACCGGCGAAGCCGAGCAGGATCGTGCCGCGCACGGTGGGGGCGGTCTCGTGGGTGTGGGTGAAACCGCCGTGCGTGTGTTCTACGGCGTGGTCGTGGTCGTGCGTGTGGCCATGGTCGTGGGGATGGGGGTGGTCGTGGCCGTGATCGTGAGTGTCGCCGTGATCGTGACTGTGGGGGTGCGGGTGGGTCTCGGTGTGGGTGGACCCGGCTTCGGCGTGCGCGGAGACCAGGACCAGGGCGCGCTCGGGGGCCTTGGCGGGCTCGTGCTGGTGGTGATCGTGGGGATGGGGATGCGGGTGGGGGTGTGAACTGGCTTGCGGGCGTGGGCGGTTGCGCCAGGCACGGCGTACGAGGTTGGCGCCGGCGAAGAGGACCAGGACGCCGCTCGCGATGCCCAGCCAGGCGATCACCGAGGGCGTCGCGGCCGAGCCGGCCGTGACCAGGAGGCCCAGGGCGACCACGCCGAGGGTGTGGGTGACGGTGACCGAGGCGGCGAGCGGGAGGACGTCCTTGAGGCGGGCGCGACCGCCCCGCGCCGCCGCCGTGGCCGCCATCAGGGTCTTGCCGTGACCGGGCGCGAGCGCGTGCATCGCGCCCAGGGCGATCGCGATGAGCAGGGCGAGGGCGGCGAAGCCGACGGTGAGGTGGTGGCGGGCCACCAGGTTGTTCAGGGCCTCCGTCCAGCGGTCGGCGCCGCGCGGCAGCACGGAGGCGGCGGGCGGTTCCGACGTCGACTGGTCGGCGTCGGTGAGCGCCGGGCCGCCGGGACGCGCGTGCAGGGACACGGTCGTGGTGTCGTCGGGGGAGGAGAGCAAGTCCTTGGGATAGCTGGTGAGTTCGTGCGAGTTCGACTTCGTCGCCACGTCCGACTTGGTGAGCGTCATCCGGTCGGCGCGCGCGGTGATCTCCCGCCAGCCCGGGCCGGTGGTCAGCCCCGCGCTGTGGAAGCCGAGGGCGACCTTGCTCCCCTTGGGCAGCGCGGCGGTCGAACCGCACTCCACCCGCAGGGTGTTGAGCCCGGCCTGCCCCGGACGCAGGCGCGCGGTACTGCTGCCGGGCGTGAGGGCGACCGTACGGCCGTCGACGGTGACCTTGCTGCCCTCGGCTGCCTTGTCGCAGCGCTGCCGGGCCCACTCGGTCATGCCCAACCGCTTGATCTCCGGCTTGACCTGGGTCGCCGGGATCTCGGCGAGGTCCTCGATGTGCGTGACGCGCAGTTGGCCGGGGGCGACGACGAGGCCGTCGTAGCGGTTGACGGTGAAGTTGCCGAGGGGGTGCGCGCTCGCGGTGGCCGTGGGGACCAGGAGGAGCGCGCTCGCGGCCGTGAGGACGGTCGCCGCGGAAGCCAACAGGCGTCGGACCGGCGTCACTTGGTCGCCTCCAACGCCTTACGGGCCTTGCTCGCGCCGAGCGGTGAGAACCCCGGGTTGAGCTTCAGGGCCTTGGTCAGGTGGGCGCGGCCGTCCGCCTTGTGGCCCGTGGCGAGTTCGATCATGCCGAGGTGGTAGATGAACGAGGCGTTGTGGTAGTTGGTGGCCGTGGCCCGGCGGGCGTAGGGGAGGGCCTCCTTGTCGAGGCCGTTGACGTGCAGGGCCCAGGCGAGGGCGTCCGCGGTGTGCACGGTGTGGCGGCGGGCCCATTCGGCGCGGGCGGCCTTCAGGGCGGACTTGATGTTGCCGTGGTCGGCGGCGGCGAGCGCGGTGTCCAGGTCGGCGTTGACGCCGTTGGCGCGGGCCAGCGCGATCCAGGCGTCGACGAGGGCGTACTGGTCGTCGGCCTTCGCCCTGTCGCCCGCGGCGCCCCGGCTCTCGTACAACTCGCCGAGTTCTACGAGGGGTTGGGGCAGCGGGTAGCGGGAGACGACCAGCTCCATGCCCTTGATGGCCTCGGCGCGGTCGCCCAGGGCGGCCTGGGAACGGGCGCGGCCCTCCAGGGCGGGGAGGTAGTTCTCGTCGGCGGCGAGGGCGCGGCCGTAATCGTTCAGCGCGGTCTTGTAGTCGCCCTGGTTCCAGGCGAGTTGGCCGAGCGTGCCGGCCACGTACGAGATGTCGCCGGGGGAGGTGGCGGCGGCGAGGGCCTGCTCCAGGACCTTGCGGGCCGTGGTCACGTCACCGCGCAGCTCGTGCACGTACGCGTAGCGGGTGAAGACCGGGACGCCGGGCTTGCGGGCGTCGGCGAGGTCGGCGGCCTTCGACGCGTCGGCGTAGCGGCCGAGTTCGACGAGCGCGTCGATCCGCGAGCACAGGGCGCGCTCGCTGTACGGGTTCTCCTTCAGGACCTGGTCCGCGTAGGTCAGCGCCTCCGCGAACTCGTGCCGGGCGGCGGCGAGCGCGGCGCGACCCTCCAGGGCGTTCTCGTTGCCGGGCGAGATCTTCAACGACCGCTGCAACGCGGCCTGCGCCTGCGGGTACCGGGACGGATCACCCTTCGTCCGCGCCTGCTCCACATACGCCAGCCCGAGCGTCGCCCACCCGTCGAAGTCCTTGGGCTGCGTCCTGAGATGAGCCTGCAACGAGGCGATACTCGCGTCCAGACTCCCACTGGCGAGCAACTCCGGCGACACGGCACTCGACGCGGCGACCCCGGTGGCACCGCTGTCCTTCGCCGCGCCGATGGCGATGGCCCCGGCGGTCATCGCCACGGCCAACAGGGCGGCGCACCCGGCGAGTTGGACGGTACGCCAGCGGCGGCTCGCGGCGGCCACCCGGCGGACGGCGGCGATGCGGTCCGCGTCACCGGGATGGGGGTGAGTGTGGGCTTCATCGGAGGCCGCGTGGCTGTGGGGGGCGGTTGACCCGTCGTGGGTGTGGGTGGTGGCCGGTCCGTCGGTGTGGTCGTGGGTGTGGGGGGCGCCCAGTTCGTCGGCGGTGGCGTGGTTGTGGGAGGGCGCCGGTTCATCGGCGTTTCCGTGCGCGGGAGTTGGGGGCGTTTCGTCGCCGGTGGGGGTCGGCTCGGGGGACTCTGCGGCGGTGGGGCTCGGAGCTTCACGAGTCTCGGTGGAGGCATCGGGAGTCTGGGTGTGGGTGGCGTCCGCGGTCTCGGAGGCCTCGGCGCCCGGGGCTTGCGGCTCCTGGCCGTGAACCGAGTTGTCGGTCGGCGCTGATTCCGCTCCGGCCCCTGCCGCCGCTTCTGCGTCCCGCTCACGCGCCGGCCCTGCGGCCGTCTTCGTACCGCGCGCGCCGTCCGGTCCGGTGACGGAGTCGACGCTCCGTGCGTCGGTCGGCTCGGTGTCAGACTCCGCGCCGCGCCGACTGTCGGCCTGGGCTCCGGAGTTCGCGCTCCGCTCGGTTTCCGGTCCGGTGTCCGCCTTCGTGCTACGACCACCCTCCGGCCCGGCGCCCACCTCTCCGCCCCCGTCCCCCGAATCATCCCCTTGTTCCCACAGTCGCTCCCACTCCCGCTGTGTCGCCGCCGGCTGCTCGTCCTTCGGCGGCTTGTGGTCGTTCTCGCGCGGGGCCATGCCGTTCCTCCATCGCCTGGGTGGATCAGTGGTTCCGTGGATCTGCGGATCGGTGGGTACGTGGGGATACGTGGGGCAAGTGCCGTACTGCTCAAAGAAGTCGGGTGCCCGTGCCGTACTGCTCAAGGAAGTCGCAACACGGGGTGGCGCGGCCCGCACCGTGGGGGAAGGTGAAGTGCGGGCCGCGCCAGTCGGGGGGTTTAGTACGGGCGGTGGGTCATCCGGCGGCGCCACCACGCGACGGCCGCGCCGATCAGCAGGACGCCGGCGACACCCGAGGCCGCCGACGCGACCATCAGCATCATGTTGTTGCTGTCGGAGGACGAACCCGCCGGCTGCAACGCGTCGCCCAGCTGGTTCTTGACGTCGCTGCCGCTGGTCGTGCCCTTGGCGAGCGGGCCGCGCGAACCCGAGGTGGGCTCGGCGACGTACGGGAAGTACTTCTCGAAGCCCTTGTCGTTCTTGTCGACCGCGTCGCCCAAGTCGTTCTTGGAACCGACCAGTTCACCCTCCATGACCTGGAGCGCGGAGTCGATCACGTCGTCGGTGAGCCGACGCCCGTTCGGGAAGCCCGCGTTGTCGCCGTCCAGGACACCGAGGCGCTTGGGGTGCGCGGCCGGTGCGATCGACGTGTTCAGGCGCAGCATCTCCGACGGCTTCGCGTACGGCTGCTCGGTGTTGAGGCCCTTGACGCCCGTGAGGAACACGCTGACGAGGTCGTTGCGCGGCTCGCTCGGCGCCTTGATCTTGTAGATCGACTCGATGAGCTTCGGGATCTCGGGCTCGGTCACGTTCTTCAGGAACTGCGCGTCGTCCTTGGGCTCGGACGCGTTGAACTTGTCCTTGTCCTTCTGCGGGTTGACGACCTCGTTGACCAACGGGTTGCCCAGGCGCGAGACCTGCGTGTAGTAGCCCTTGGCGTTCTTGCGCTGGGTCGTGGAGTAAATACCCACGGTCGGGCGGGACTTGGACTGCCGGATCAGGTCGTTCGGCACCTGGAGGGCGATCGTGTTGACGTTGTAGCCCTTGAGGGTGTCGTTGCCGACCTCGCTCAGGTTGCCGCCGTAGAGCAGGTCGAAGACGCGCAGGTCCGCGAAGAACGGGTCGTCGGCCTGACCGGCGAAGGTCGCGCCGCCGTTGGTCGTCTTGTAGATCGCCTGCGACCGCAGCTTGGCGTAGTCCGGCATCGACGCGTCGCCGACGTCCGAGGGCGCCGCCGGGATGTCGTCGGCGATCTTCGTCTTGTAGACCGCCTTGCCCTTCTTCAGCTTGATCAGCTCGACGTCGTACGACTGCGTGATGTTGAGGTCCGGGTCGGTGAGACTGGTCACCGGACCCGTGTTGTACAGGAACGTCTTCTTGTTCTTGATCTGCGTGCTGAAGGTGTAGCGGAAGATGAAGTCGTCCAGCGCGTCACCGTTGTTGTCGATGTGCACGTCGTACTGGGCGTCGTCCGCGAACTGGTAGAAGTTCGGGCCGCCGGCGGGCTCCTCGAACGGTATCCAGTTCGCCACGATCGTCGTGGTGTCCGGCTTGTCCGGACTGACGAACGCGTACAGGTCCGTGTTGTCGTACTGCGGGGTCCCCGAGATGAGGGGAGCCTCCCGGTGGGAGGAGGCCGCGGCCACTCCCGGTTCCAGCGCGGCCGTACCGGCGGCTGCGAGCCCCCCGGCGGCCAGCGCGCCACATACGAGGGCCGCGAGCTTCCTGCGTCCCGCACCGCTCCTGGAGATAGGTGTCATGCCGTCCGTCCTCAGTGCCAACTTGCCTGACGCACGAGGATTCGGAGCAGGTGCCGGGGCGGATTGGTCAAACCTGAAAAGTTTTTTTGGCGCCTTCCAATCCGTCCCTTGACCCGCGTTTTGGGCTCCCTGATCCGTAACCCATCCGTAGAGGTGTTCGCTACGAACGCCTCGTGTGACGGGATGTGATGAGGGGATGGGCCGCGTGCGGTCGAAGAGTGGGGGACGGGTGGAGGCCGACGAGCTCCTGGTGCAGGTCGCGGCAGGTGATCAGCGGGCCTTCGAGGAGCTGTACGGACTGGTGTCCGGGCCGGTGTTCGGACTGGTGCGCCGCGTGGTGCGCGACCCCGCGCAGTCCGAGGAGGTGTCCCAGGAGGTGCTGTTGGAGATGTGGCGGTCCGCCGCCCGCTTCGACCCCGGCCGGGGCAGCGCGCTGTCCTGGGTCCTCACCCTCGCCCACCGCCGGGCCGTCGACCGGGTGCGCAGCGCCCGCGCGGCCGGCGAACGCGAGCAGCGCGAGGCCCGCCGCTCCCACCACCCCGCCTTCGACCAGGTGACCGAGGAGGTCGAGGCAGGCCTGGAACGGCAGTTGGTGCGCCGCTGCCTGGACCGCCTCACGGCGCTGCAACGGCAGTCCGTCACCCTCGCCTATTACGACGGCTATACGTACCGTGAAGTGGCCGAGCGGCTCTCGCTGCCGCTGGGCACGGTCAAGACCCGCATGCGTGACGGACTCACCCGGCTGCGCGACTGCCTGGGAGGTGTCGCATGAGCGTTCTCGCCCGACTGTTCGGCCGGGGGGATGTCCACTCGCTCGCGGCTCCCTACGCCCTGGACGCCCTGGAACCCGACGAGCGCCGCCAGTTCGAGAAACACCTCAGGGGCTGCGACCGCTGCGCCGAGGAGGTGCGGGCCATG from Streptomyces sp. NBC_01288 carries:
- a CDS encoding tetratricopeptide repeat protein, coding for MAPRENDHKPPKDEQPAATQREWERLWEQGDDSGDGGGEVGAGPEGGRSTKADTGPETERSANSGAQADSRRGAESDTEPTDARSVDSVTGPDGARGTKTAAGPARERDAEAAAGAGAESAPTDNSVHGQEPQAPGAEASETADATHTQTPDASTETREAPSPTAAESPEPTPTGDETPPTPAHGNADEPAPSHNHATADELGAPHTHDHTDGPATTHTHDGSTAPHSHAASDEAHTHPHPGDADRIAAVRRVAAASRRWRTVQLAGCAALLAVAMTAGAIAIGAAKDSGATGVAASSAVSPELLASGSLDASIASLQAHLRTQPKDFDGWATLGLAYVEQARTKGDPSRYPQAQAALQRSLKISPGNENALEGRAALAAARHEFAEALTYADQVLKENPYSERALCSRIDALVELGRYADASKAADLADARKPGVPVFTRYAYVHELRGDVTTARKVLEQALAAATSPGDISYVAGTLGQLAWNQGDYKTALNDYGRALAADENYLPALEGRARSQAALGDRAEAIKGMELVVSRYPLPQPLVELGELYESRGAAGDRAKADDQYALVDAWIALARANGVNADLDTALAAADHGNIKSALKAARAEWARRHTVHTADALAWALHVNGLDKEALPYARRATATNYHNASFIYHLGMIELATGHKADGRAHLTKALKLNPGFSPLGASKARKALEATK
- a CDS encoding serine/threonine-protein kinase, which encodes MSEDPGTERVIAGRYRLLSPLGEGGMGTVWRARDEVLQREVAVKEVRAPGGLASDDVERMYARLEREAWAAARVANRNVVTVYDVATEDGRPWIVMELVRGVSLADLLDAEGPLTPQRTAHIGAEVLAALRAAHDAGVLHRDVKPANVLMSNDGRVVLTDFGIAMVEGSSALTMTGEVIGSPEFLAPERALGRTPGPESDLWALGVLLYAAVEGQSPFRQNTPLSTLRAIVDEELPTPRLAGPLTPVIEGLLRKDPAERMSAEQAEQDLRLVAAGGTPRASTAPTTPYSPTMAGYPQDGYSQQDSRTPPQPVQGFGPPPDSYSTPTAADEPHRNRGAAVALVAGLIALALAIGGLTYTLINRNNDKDSNAGQGTSTPKSQPSDKTSPSASSTTTAPSDTPSPSSSKSSSTPQSVKATVEGANTEYSGSCPPPNAKAPTFTASITVGKLPAEVSYRWVTKTGSVSNPGWKTLSFPSGGGKTKQDRVFLTTYSNTGTFKNEISVEIRSPVKAESNSVPFSVTCVAETPSDGASASDSATPSE
- a CDS encoding SGNH/GDSL hydrolase family protein translates to MRRSRFTAYVTSLLLAAGLALTGAMTAQASQLAATGGYVALGDSYSSGVGAGGKISSSGSCDRSTKAYPYLWAAAHSPSTFDFKACSGARTGDVLANQLGTLSTSTGLVSISVGGNDAGFSDVMTTCVLQSDSSCLSRIATAKTYVDSTLPGLLDKVYSTISAKAPSAHVVVLGYPRFYKLGTTCLGLSATKRSAINGAADYLDAALAKRAADHGFTFGDVRTTFSGHEICSGSSWLHSLNLLSITESYHPTAAGQSGGYLPVLAGAV
- a CDS encoding HoxN/HupN/NixA family nickel/cobalt transporter, producing MTPVRRLLASAATVLTAASALLLVPTATASAHPLGNFTVNRYDGLVVAPGQLRVTHIEDLAEIPATQVKPEIKRLGMTEWARQRCDKAAEGSKVTVDGRTVALTPGSSTARLRPGQAGLNTLRVECGSTAALPKGSKVALGFHSAGLTTGPGWREITARADRMTLTKSDVATKSNSHELTSYPKDLLSSPDDTTTVSLHARPGGPALTDADQSTSEPPAASVLPRGADRWTEALNNLVARHHLTVGFAALALLIAIALGAMHALAPGHGKTLMAATAAARGGRARLKDVLPLAASVTVTHTLGVVALGLLVTAGSAATPSVIAWLGIASGVLVLFAGANLVRRAWRNRPRPQASSHPHPHPHPHDHHQHEPAKAPERALVLVSAHAEAGSTHTETHPHPHSHDHGDTHDHGHDHPHPHDHGHTHDHDHAVEHTHGGFTHTHETAPTVRGTILLGFAGGLVPSPSAVVVLVGAAALGQAWFGLLLVVAYGVGLALTLTAAGFAVVKLGTGMNRVLDRRPRWTTSPMAVLVRRTLPLGSALVVVALGVGLVLKGAASALG
- a CDS encoding sigma-70 family RNA polymerase sigma factor: MEADELLVQVAAGDQRAFEELYGLVSGPVFGLVRRVVRDPAQSEEVSQEVLLEMWRSAARFDPGRGSALSWVLTLAHRRAVDRVRSARAAGEREQREARRSHHPAFDQVTEEVEAGLERQLVRRCLDRLTALQRQSVTLAYYDGYTYREVAERLSLPLGTVKTRMRDGLTRLRDCLGGVA
- a CDS encoding DUF4331 domain-containing protein; translation: MTPISRSGAGRRKLAALVCGALAAGGLAAAGTAALEPGVAAASSHREAPLISGTPQYDNTDLYAFVSPDKPDTTTIVANWIPFEEPAGGPNFYQFADDAQYDVHIDNNGDALDDFIFRYTFSTQIKNKKTFLYNTGPVTSLTDPDLNITQSYDVELIKLKKGKAVYKTKIADDIPAAPSDVGDASMPDYAKLRSQAIYKTTNGGATFAGQADDPFFADLRVFDLLYGGNLSEVGNDTLKGYNVNTIALQVPNDLIRQSKSRPTVGIYSTTQRKNAKGYYTQVSRLGNPLVNEVVNPQKDKDKFNASEPKDDAQFLKNVTEPEIPKLIESIYKIKAPSEPRNDLVSVFLTGVKGLNTEQPYAKPSEMLRLNTSIAPAAHPKRLGVLDGDNAGFPNGRRLTDDVIDSALQVMEGELVGSKNDLGDAVDKNDKGFEKYFPYVAEPTSGSRGPLAKGTTSGSDVKNQLGDALQPAGSSSDSNNMMLMVASAASGVAGVLLIGAAVAWWRRRMTHRPY